The Candidatus Vesicomyosocius sp. SY067_SCS001 genome includes a window with the following:
- a CDS encoding alpha/beta fold hydrolase — MLYSNTEGFGVDLVLLHGWGFNSEIFNSLFYNYKNQYRITLIDLPGHGKSTNIYGGLNEWSDEIIKILPRNPILLGWSLGGLLAINIASKITVSSLILIASTPNFIQTNNWEFGIDKNNFKQFSNALQLNLSKGLKRFISLQTKNKSKLKALNKVIEQYSTTTQALNQGLEILLNTNLNNKFKKLSIPIEVVLGKYDTLVPIKISHWYNQNHIKTCILNTGHLPFLHHDFVLPSTLKVKYNSSNT; from the coding sequence ATGTTATACAGTAACACAGAAGGTTTTGGGGTTGATTTAGTATTACTTCATGGTTGGGGATTTAATTCAGAAATATTTAATAGTTTATTTTATAATTATAAAAATCAATACCGCATCACACTTATTGATTTACCTGGACATGGTAAAAGTACTAATATTTATGGTGGACTTAATGAATGGAGTGATGAAATTATCAAAATTTTACCAAGAAATCCTATTCTATTAGGATGGTCTTTAGGTGGATTACTTGCCATTAATATTGCTAGTAAAATAACTGTATCAAGCCTTATTCTTATTGCATCAACGCCAAATTTTATCCAAACAAATAATTGGGAATTTGGCATAGATAAGAATAATTTTAAGCAATTTTCAAATGCTCTACAACTAAATTTATCTAAAGGTTTAAAACGCTTTATTAGTTTGCAAACCAAAAATAAATCAAAACTTAAAGCATTAAATAAAGTTATTGAACAATACTCAACAACAACACAAGCACTTAATCAGGGATTGGAAATATTACTTAACACAAACCTAAATAATAAATTTAAAAAACTATCTATACCAATAGAAGTAGTACTGGGAAAATATGATACCTTGGTGCCAATTAAAATTAGCCATTGGTACAATCAAAATCACATAAAAACTTGTATCTTAAACACTGGACATTTGCCTTTTCTACATCATGATTTTGTCCTACCATCAACACTTAAAGTTAAGTATAATTCAAGTAATACTTAA
- the purE gene encoding 5-(carboxyamino)imidazole ribonucleotide mutase yields the protein MSVLVGVIMGSKSDWITMKNTVTILKELNIPYEVKVISAHRTPDLMFDYASNALERGLKVIIAGAGGAAHLPGMVASKTIVPVLGVPIQSCALNGQDSLLSISQMPAGIPVGTLAIGKNGAKNAGILAAQIIGNENQAIRSIVTNFRAKQTQDILDNPNPQE from the coding sequence ATGAGTGTACTAGTGGGTGTTATTATGGGATCAAAATCAGATTGGATAACCATGAAAAACACAGTAACCATACTCAAAGAACTTAATATTCCATACGAGGTTAAAGTGATTTCTGCACATCGAACACCGGATTTAATGTTCGACTATGCATCAAACGCACTTGAACGTGGGCTTAAAGTGATTATTGCAGGTGCAGGTGGTGCTGCGCATTTACCAGGCATGGTAGCTAGCAAAACTATTGTTCCAGTATTAGGTGTACCTATTCAATCATGTGCACTTAATGGTCAAGATTCTTTATTATCTATTTCTCAAATGCCTGCTGGTATCCCTGTTGGTACATTAGCTATTGGTAAAAATGGTGCTAAAAATGCAGGTATTTTAGCTGCACAAATTATTGGCAATGAAAACCAAGCTATTAGAAGTATAGTAACTAATTTTAGAGCTAAACAAACTCAGGATATTTTAGACAATCCTAATCCACAAGAATAA